One window from the genome of Lutra lutra chromosome X, mLutLut1.2, whole genome shotgun sequence encodes:
- the NONO gene encoding non-POU domain-containing octamer-binding protein isoform X1, with translation MIAPFFRGKNAALWGAKMQSNKTFNLEKQNHTPRKHHQHHHQQHHQQQQQQPPPPPIPANGQQASSQNEGLTIDLKNFRKPGEKTFTQRSRLFVGNLPPDITEEEMRKLFEKYGKAGEVFIHKDKGFGFIRLETRTLAEIAKVELDNMPLRGKQLRVRFACHSASLTVRNLPQYVSNELLEEAFSVFGQVERAVVIVDDRGRPSGKGIVEFSGKPAARKALDRCSEGSFLLTTFPRPVTVEPMDQLDDEEGLPEKLVIKNQQFHKEREQPPRFAQPGSFEYEYAMRWKALIEMEKQQQDQVDRNIKEAREKLEMEMEAARHEHQVMLMRQDLMRRQEELRRMEELHNQEVQKRKQLELRQEEERRRREEEMRRQQEEMMRRQQEGFKGTFPDAREQEIRMGQMAMGGAMGINNRGAMPPAPVPAGTPAPPGPATMMPDGTLGLTPPTTERFGQAATMEGIGAIGGTPPAFNRAAPGAEFAPNKRRRY, from the exons GGTGCAAAAATGCAGAGCAATAAAACCTTTAACTTGGAGAAACAAAACCATACTCCAAGGAAGCATCATCAGCATCACCACCAGCAGCACcaccagcagcaacagcagcagccgCCACCGCCACCAATACCTGCAAATGGGCAACAGGCCAGCAGCCAGA ATGAAGGCTTGACTATTGACCTGAAGAATTTTAGGAAACCAGGAGAGAAGACCTTCACCCAACGTAGCCGGCTCTTTGTGGGCAATCTTCCTCCTGACATCACTGAGGAGGAGATGAGGAAACTATTTGAGAAATATGGGAAGGCCGGCGAAGTCTTCATTCATAAGGATAAGGGCTTTGGCTTTATCCGCTTG GAAACACGAACCCTAGCGGAGATTGCCAAAGTAGAACTGGACAACATGCCACTCCGTGGAAAGCAGCTGCGTGTGCGCTTTGCCTGCCATAGTGCATCCCTTACAGTCCGAAACCTTCCTCAGTATGTTTCCAATGAACTGCTGGAGGAAGCCTTTTCGGTGTTTGGCCAGGTGGAAAGGGCTGTGGTCATTGTGGATGATCGAGGAAGGCCCTCAGGAAAAGGCATTGTTGAATtctcagggaagccagctgctcGGAAAGCTCTGGACAGGTGCAGTGAAGGCTCCTTCCTGCTAACCAC ATTTCCTCGGCCTGTGACTGTGGAGCCCATGGACCAGTTGGATGATGAAGAGGGACTTCCAGAGAAGCTGGTTATAAAGAACCAGCAATTTCACAA GGAGCGAGAGCAGCCACCCAGATTTGCACAGCCTGGCTCCTTTGAGTATGAGTATGCCATGCGCTGGAAGGCACTCATtgagatggagaagcagcagcaggaccAAGTGGACCGCAACATCAAGGAGGCTCGTGAGAAGCTAGAGATGGAGATGGAGGCTGCTCGccatgagcaccaggtgatgctGATGAGACAGG ACTTGATGAGGCGTCAGGAAGAACTTCGGAGGATGGAGGAGCTGCACAACCAAGAAGTGCAAAAACGAAAGCAGCTGGAGCTCAG GCAGGAGGAGGAGCGTAGGCGCCGTGAGGAAGAGATGCGACGGCAACAGGAAGAAATGATGCGGCGACAGCAGGAAGGATTCAAGGGAACATTCCCTGATGCG agAGAACAGGAGATACGGATGGGCCAGATGGCTATGGGAG GTGCTATGGGAATAAACAACAGAGGCGCCATGCCCCCTGCTCCAGTGCCAGCTGGTACCCCAGCTCCTCCAGGACCTGCCACTATGATGCCAGATGGAACCTTGGGATTG ACCCCACCAACAACTGAACGCTTTGGCCAAGCTGCTACAATGGAAGGAATTGGGGCAATTGGTGGAACCCCTCCTGCATTCAACCGTGCAGCTCCTGGAGCTGAATTTGCTCCAAACAAACGTCGCCGAtactaa
- the NONO gene encoding non-POU domain-containing octamer-binding protein isoform X2, with translation MQSNKTFNLEKQNHTPRKHHQHHHQQHHQQQQQQPPPPPIPANGQQASSQNEGLTIDLKNFRKPGEKTFTQRSRLFVGNLPPDITEEEMRKLFEKYGKAGEVFIHKDKGFGFIRLETRTLAEIAKVELDNMPLRGKQLRVRFACHSASLTVRNLPQYVSNELLEEAFSVFGQVERAVVIVDDRGRPSGKGIVEFSGKPAARKALDRCSEGSFLLTTFPRPVTVEPMDQLDDEEGLPEKLVIKNQQFHKEREQPPRFAQPGSFEYEYAMRWKALIEMEKQQQDQVDRNIKEAREKLEMEMEAARHEHQVMLMRQDLMRRQEELRRMEELHNQEVQKRKQLELRQEEERRRREEEMRRQQEEMMRRQQEGFKGTFPDAREQEIRMGQMAMGGAMGINNRGAMPPAPVPAGTPAPPGPATMMPDGTLGLTPPTTERFGQAATMEGIGAIGGTPPAFNRAAPGAEFAPNKRRRY, from the exons ATGCAGAGCAATAAAACCTTTAACTTGGAGAAACAAAACCATACTCCAAGGAAGCATCATCAGCATCACCACCAGCAGCACcaccagcagcaacagcagcagccgCCACCGCCACCAATACCTGCAAATGGGCAACAGGCCAGCAGCCAGA ATGAAGGCTTGACTATTGACCTGAAGAATTTTAGGAAACCAGGAGAGAAGACCTTCACCCAACGTAGCCGGCTCTTTGTGGGCAATCTTCCTCCTGACATCACTGAGGAGGAGATGAGGAAACTATTTGAGAAATATGGGAAGGCCGGCGAAGTCTTCATTCATAAGGATAAGGGCTTTGGCTTTATCCGCTTG GAAACACGAACCCTAGCGGAGATTGCCAAAGTAGAACTGGACAACATGCCACTCCGTGGAAAGCAGCTGCGTGTGCGCTTTGCCTGCCATAGTGCATCCCTTACAGTCCGAAACCTTCCTCAGTATGTTTCCAATGAACTGCTGGAGGAAGCCTTTTCGGTGTTTGGCCAGGTGGAAAGGGCTGTGGTCATTGTGGATGATCGAGGAAGGCCCTCAGGAAAAGGCATTGTTGAATtctcagggaagccagctgctcGGAAAGCTCTGGACAGGTGCAGTGAAGGCTCCTTCCTGCTAACCAC ATTTCCTCGGCCTGTGACTGTGGAGCCCATGGACCAGTTGGATGATGAAGAGGGACTTCCAGAGAAGCTGGTTATAAAGAACCAGCAATTTCACAA GGAGCGAGAGCAGCCACCCAGATTTGCACAGCCTGGCTCCTTTGAGTATGAGTATGCCATGCGCTGGAAGGCACTCATtgagatggagaagcagcagcaggaccAAGTGGACCGCAACATCAAGGAGGCTCGTGAGAAGCTAGAGATGGAGATGGAGGCTGCTCGccatgagcaccaggtgatgctGATGAGACAGG ACTTGATGAGGCGTCAGGAAGAACTTCGGAGGATGGAGGAGCTGCACAACCAAGAAGTGCAAAAACGAAAGCAGCTGGAGCTCAG GCAGGAGGAGGAGCGTAGGCGCCGTGAGGAAGAGATGCGACGGCAACAGGAAGAAATGATGCGGCGACAGCAGGAAGGATTCAAGGGAACATTCCCTGATGCG agAGAACAGGAGATACGGATGGGCCAGATGGCTATGGGAG GTGCTATGGGAATAAACAACAGAGGCGCCATGCCCCCTGCTCCAGTGCCAGCTGGTACCCCAGCTCCTCCAGGACCTGCCACTATGATGCCAGATGGAACCTTGGGATTG ACCCCACCAACAACTGAACGCTTTGGCCAAGCTGCTACAATGGAAGGAATTGGGGCAATTGGTGGAACCCCTCCTGCATTCAACCGTGCAGCTCCTGGAGCTGAATTTGCTCCAAACAAACGTCGCCGAtactaa